From a single Okeanomitos corallinicola TIOX110 genomic region:
- a CDS encoding ABC transporter permease, with translation MTNTKISVATGRDWLIKLVTDETFVYVIKRLLQALLTIFLASALSFFVMKLSPGDYVDTLRQNPKISPERIEEIRQQFGLDKSWLEQFWFWLKQIITQGDFGTSFVYQRSVSSLLWERVPATLLLAIASLFITWSIAIPLGILAAVKQNRPTDKILQVVSYAGQGLPSFITALFLLFFAQVTTPLFPVGNMTSIDHAELTWLGKILDIAWHSILPLLALSITSFAGLQRIMRGQLLDVLRQDYIQTARAKGLPENRVIYVHALRNAINPLITLLGFELAGLLSGAFITENFFNWPGLGKLTLQAVLAKDQYLVMASLVMSAVLLILGNLIADLMLKAADPRIKLEDLN, from the coding sequence ATGACTAATACAAAAATTTCTGTGGCTACTGGTCGAGATTGGCTGATTAAACTGGTGACAGATGAGACTTTTGTTTATGTAATCAAAAGACTATTACAAGCTTTGTTAACGATTTTTCTGGCTTCTGCGCTGTCATTTTTTGTGATGAAGTTGTCTCCTGGTGATTATGTAGATACTCTGAGACAAAACCCGAAAATTTCTCCGGAAAGGATTGAGGAAATCAGACAACAGTTTGGTTTAGATAAGTCGTGGCTGGAACAATTTTGGTTTTGGTTAAAACAAATTATTACTCAAGGTGATTTTGGCACAAGTTTTGTTTATCAACGTTCTGTATCTTCTTTGTTGTGGGAACGTGTACCGGCGACTTTACTTTTGGCGATCGCTTCTTTGTTTATAACTTGGTCTATTGCTATTCCTCTGGGTATTCTCGCTGCTGTTAAACAAAATCGTCCCACTGACAAGATTCTACAGGTTGTTAGCTATGCTGGACAAGGTTTACCCAGTTTTATTACTGCTTTATTTCTATTATTCTTTGCCCAAGTTACTACCCCATTGTTTCCTGTGGGTAATATGACTAGCATTGATCATGCTGAACTGACATGGTTGGGTAAAATTTTAGATATTGCTTGGCATAGTATTTTACCTTTGCTTGCTTTAAGTATTACCAGTTTTGCTGGTTTACAAAGAATCATGCGCGGTCAATTATTGGATGTTTTGCGACAAGATTATATACAAACTGCCCGTGCTAAGGGTTTACCAGAAAATCGGGTTATTTATGTTCATGCTTTGCGAAATGCTATTAACCCCTTGATTACTTTATTAGGGTTTGAATTAGCAGGTTTGTTAAGTGGCGCTTTTATTACAGAAAATTTCTTTAACTGGCCTGGTTTGGGTAAGTTGACTTTACAAGCTGTTTTAGCAAAAGATCAATATTTGGTCATGGCTAGTTTGGTGATGAGCGCTGTTTTATTGATTCTTGGTAATTTAATTGCTGATTTAATGTTGAAAGCGGCTGATCCAAGAATTAAATTGGAAGATTTGAATTAA
- a CDS encoding DUF3038 domain-containing protein, giving the protein MNVSASVTPLNSPTPETMPMILDALPDPAISGQGCPRRTTVQIDLILLAIEALELGGSEAILAFAQELDLTGIIQNRVNLWRMRSSNPLRRAHTRRPLSILEAKALVIIACYIARRLTVVIRQMLMIYQQLSEKQIPLEQNLRLANYLERFRAHFKSRMNARRSVLLTLNSDEKLDELAIDLLGKLLFCTGTAGMQRFWISLFDGEVE; this is encoded by the coding sequence ATGAATGTCTCCGCAAGTGTAACACCATTGAATAGTCCCACTCCTGAGACTATGCCAATGATCCTGGATGCACTACCAGATCCAGCAATTAGCGGACAGGGATGTCCTCGCAGAACCACAGTACAAATAGACCTGATATTATTAGCCATTGAAGCCTTAGAACTTGGTGGCTCTGAAGCTATCCTTGCTTTTGCTCAAGAGTTAGACCTGACAGGAATTATTCAAAATCGGGTCAACCTGTGGCGGATGCGTAGTTCTAACCCCCTAAGACGAGCGCACACCCGCCGCCCTCTCAGTATTCTAGAAGCAAAAGCATTAGTCATCATCGCCTGTTACATAGCACGCCGTTTAACAGTAGTCATCCGCCAGATGTTAATGATATATCAGCAATTATCTGAAAAACAGATTCCATTAGAACAAAATTTACGTCTAGCTAACTATCTAGAAAGGTTTAGAGCGCATTTTAAAAGTCGTATGAACGCCAGACGTTCTGTGTTACTAACCTTAAACTCAGATGAAAAATTAGATGAACTAGCTATAGATTTATTAGGAAAACTACTATTTTGCACTGGTACAGCTGGAATGCAGCGCTTTTGGATTTCTCTTTTTGACGGTGAAGTAGAATGA
- a CDS encoding response regulator transcription factor: protein MPRILVIDDDPAISELVAVNLEMAGYDVSQAEDGIKGQALALQLQPDLIMLDLMLPKVDGFTICQRLRRDERTAEIPVLMLTALSQTQYKVEGFNAGADDYLTKPFEVEEMLARVRALLRRTDRIPQAAKHSEILNYGSLTLVPERFEAIWFGETVKLTHLEFELLHCLLQRHGQTVSPSEILREVWGYDPDDDIETIRVHIRHLRTKLEPDPRHPRYIKTVYGAGYCLELPTLPPSNEGVTATVVE from the coding sequence ATGCCGAGGATTCTTGTCATAGACGATGACCCAGCGATTTCAGAACTTGTTGCCGTCAACTTGGAAATGGCTGGCTACGATGTTAGTCAAGCAGAAGACGGCATCAAAGGTCAGGCACTGGCACTCCAGCTACAACCAGACCTGATCATGCTCGATCTGATGTTACCGAAAGTAGATGGTTTTACCATCTGCCAACGCTTACGTAGAGATGAGCGTACAGCAGAAATACCTGTATTGATGTTAACGGCTTTAAGCCAGACTCAATATAAAGTTGAGGGTTTCAATGCAGGTGCGGATGACTACTTAACTAAACCATTTGAAGTAGAAGAAATGCTGGCCAGAGTGCGAGCTTTGCTAAGACGTACCGACCGCATTCCTCAAGCTGCAAAACACAGTGAAATCCTGAATTATGGTTCTCTTACCCTCGTTCCAGAAAGATTTGAGGCCATTTGGTTCGGTGAAACTGTAAAACTAACTCATTTAGAATTTGAGTTACTTCATTGCTTGCTTCAACGTCATGGACAAACAGTTTCTCCTAGCGAAATTTTGCGAGAAGTGTGGGGTTATGACCCTGATGATGACATTGAAACCATTCGGGTGCATATTCGTCACTTGAGAACTAAACTAGAGCCAGATCCAAGACATCCCCGTTACATCAAAACGGTTTATGGTGCCGGATACTGTCTAGAATTGCCGACGCTACCGCCATCAAATGAGGGAGTTACAGCTACTGTCGTAGAGTAA
- a CDS encoding alpha/beta fold hydrolase, whose product MLKSIYNPPFFLKNGAAMTAYTALLAGRNWENTTTDPEPTYQQVVFTGGQDVPIFGLVAIPKNAHGTIIGTYGITGELKQQWFLRLLGRKAYAQGYAVVLFDWRAHGKTAQLSPTLTSDGLYEGEDFVRIATEAVRMGCPPKCWFTGYSLGGQLALWGIKAAQDVKSTDIDFAGGAVICPSLDSLRSLNYLVTHSFGRYVESRIAGELKKLAWKLHDHHDGYFDPAAIERANSIWGFDEELVISRLGFNSVEEYYQASNALNLLPELQKQTLIIYAADDPLFHPDIVDDLKAIGEQNSYLDLLVTKYGGHVGYVSSKKCQSQFQDPDRWWAWNRILQWIEDRQFTEDVHKNNQNNQNKLSVLSSSLEN is encoded by the coding sequence ATGCTTAAATCTATTTATAATCCACCATTTTTCTTAAAAAATGGCGCTGCTATGACTGCTTACACCGCTTTGTTAGCAGGTCGTAACTGGGAAAATACAACTACAGATCCAGAACCAACATATCAGCAGGTCGTATTTACCGGAGGGCAGGATGTACCAATTTTTGGTTTGGTTGCTATCCCCAAAAATGCCCACGGGACAATTATTGGCACTTATGGGATTACTGGTGAGTTGAAGCAGCAATGGTTTTTAAGATTGTTGGGACGAAAAGCTTATGCTCAAGGTTACGCTGTAGTTCTCTTTGATTGGCGAGCGCATGGGAAGACGGCGCAGTTATCCCCCACTTTAACGTCTGATGGGTTATATGAAGGGGAAGATTTTGTGAGAATTGCTACAGAGGCTGTAAGAATGGGTTGTCCTCCAAAATGCTGGTTTACAGGGTATTCTTTGGGGGGACAATTAGCACTCTGGGGTATCAAAGCCGCACAGGATGTGAAATCAACGGATATTGATTTTGCAGGTGGGGCGGTAATTTGTCCCAGTTTGGATTCTTTGCGATCGCTCAATTACTTAGTGACACATTCCTTTGGTAGATATGTAGAATCTCGTATTGCTGGAGAATTGAAAAAACTGGCTTGGAAATTGCATGATCACCATGATGGTTATTTTGATCCAGCAGCGATAGAAAGAGCAAATAGTATTTGGGGGTTTGATGAAGAATTGGTCATCAGCCGTTTAGGTTTTAATTCCGTGGAAGAATATTATCAGGCCAGCAATGCCTTAAATCTGTTACCTGAGTTGCAAAAACAAACTTTAATTATTTATGCTGCTGATGATCCCTTATTTCATCCTGATATTGTTGATGATTTAAAAGCTATTGGTGAACAAAATTCCTATCTAGATTTATTAGTAACTAAATATGGTGGTCATGTTGGTTATGTTAGTAGTAAAAAATGTCAAAGTCAATTTCAAGATCCTGATAGATGGTGGGCTTGGAATCGGATTTTACAGTGGATAGAAGATAGGCAATTTACGGAAGATGTTCATAAAAACAATCAAAACAATCAAAACAAATTGAGTGTTTTATCATCCAGTCTGGAAAATTAA
- a CDS encoding AI-2E family transporter: MIEKRKSITLAELLLIVAIVCLMVLLWQLRALLVTLMIAVVLAAAIAPIVDYAEKLRIPRWLGVIVVYISLIAGLIGAGLIIGPSVSEQIQRLANKLPIYLENLRIVSENVAMRMGITQIETIEQFLDIQSLIKWAFRSSQQLLVRSFGLTRGIVGGVINLILALVISGYMVAGSSSLVKGITELFPQPWDKRLANQVVPISRRMGGYVQGRVLVSAILGVVITLSLSVLGLSEFALALGVIAGFTNLIPFLGPVLGAIPALIVAIPQGGLTFLWVLLLFVIIQNIESYVLDPLLVGSSVRVHPLYQLLAVLGGTQLLGIIGAVIIPPWVAGVAVLLENLYLRPKMLSQGQSSTIEVNN; encoded by the coding sequence ATGATAGAAAAGCGTAAATCTATTACCCTTGCAGAATTGCTATTAATTGTAGCTATTGTTTGTTTAATGGTTCTACTGTGGCAATTACGGGCTTTATTAGTAACATTAATGATAGCAGTAGTTTTAGCTGCTGCGATCGCTCCCATTGTAGATTATGCCGAAAAATTACGTATTCCCCGCTGGTTGGGTGTAATAGTTGTGTATATTAGCCTAATTGCTGGATTGATCGGAGCAGGTTTAATCATTGGACCATCCGTTTCTGAGCAAATTCAACGACTAGCTAATAAATTGCCAATTTACCTAGAAAACCTGCGAATTGTCTCCGAAAATGTAGCAATGCGAATGGGAATTACCCAAATAGAAACAATAGAGCAGTTTTTAGATATTCAATCCTTAATCAAATGGGCATTTCGGTCGAGTCAGCAACTACTTGTACGTTCCTTTGGCCTAACTCGTGGCATAGTTGGGGGTGTTATTAACCTGATTTTAGCTTTAGTAATTTCTGGGTACATGGTCGCCGGTAGTAGCAGTTTAGTAAAAGGTATAACAGAATTATTTCCCCAACCTTGGGACAAGCGACTAGCAAATCAAGTTGTACCAATTTCCCGCCGCATGGGTGGTTACGTGCAAGGACGAGTGTTAGTTTCTGCTATTTTAGGCGTAGTTATCACCCTGAGTTTAAGTGTTTTAGGACTATCAGAATTTGCCTTAGCACTCGGTGTAATTGCTGGGTTTACTAATTTAATTCCCTTTCTCGGCCCAGTATTAGGTGCAATTCCCGCTTTAATAGTTGCCATTCCCCAGGGAGGACTAACTTTTTTATGGGTTCTCCTGTTATTTGTGATTATTCAGAACATTGAAAGCTACGTACTAGATCCCCTGTTAGTAGGTTCATCCGTGCGGGTTCATCCCTTGTATCAACTTTTAGCAGTATTAGGAGGCACACAGTTATTAGGTATTATTGGTGCTGTAATTATTCCCCCTTGGGTGGCTGGTGTAGCAGTATTATTAGAAAATCTTTATCTACGTCCAAAAATGTTATCTCAAGGTCAATCATCCACTATTGAAGTAAACAATTGA
- the cysS gene encoding cysteine--tRNA ligase, whose translation MTLSIYNTLTRRQEEFKTVEPGKVKMYYCGVTVYDYCHLGHARACIVWDVVRRYLQFIGYDVRYIQNFTDVDDKILNRARQEKSTMEAVSERYIQAYFEDMARLGIKEADEYPRATHTMNGIQRLIHDLEQKGFAYPSQGDVYYAVRKFDGYGKLSGRKLEDLQAGASERVNVEDAEYQKKKDPFDFALWKAAKPSEPAWESPWGKGRPGWHIECSAMVRDRLGDTIDIHAGGADLIFPHHENEIAQSEAVTGKPLANYWLHNGMVKVDGEKMSKSLGNFTTIRDLLDRGVEPMALRLFVLMAQYRKPIDFTDEAILAATNGWNTLKEGLLFGYQYGKKLGWENLELNQNNVDKSEVDKFTTLVDDDFNFPGGLAVIFELAKELRKEGNIIVHQGKTETSSNELFKQWQTLVTLAEVLGLTAQPEIETSQIDGLSDAEIEELIQQRQEARKAKNFAESDRIRDELLAKGITLIDSKEGTRWHHS comes from the coding sequence ATGACCCTATCTATTTACAATACTCTCACCCGTCGTCAAGAAGAATTTAAAACCGTTGAACCTGGCAAGGTAAAAATGTATTATTGTGGTGTGACAGTTTACGATTATTGCCATTTGGGTCATGCTAGAGCTTGTATTGTTTGGGATGTAGTGCGTCGCTATCTTCAATTTATCGGTTATGATGTGCGTTATATCCAAAATTTTACTGATGTTGATGATAAGATTCTGAACCGCGCACGGCAAGAAAAATCTACAATGGAAGCGGTATCAGAACGTTATATCCAGGCATATTTTGAAGATATGGCACGTTTGGGGATTAAAGAAGCGGATGAATATCCCCGTGCTACCCATACCATGAATGGTATCCAAAGATTAATTCATGATTTAGAACAAAAAGGTTTTGCTTATCCTTCCCAGGGTGATGTTTATTATGCAGTCAGGAAATTTGATGGATACGGTAAACTTTCTGGACGGAAATTAGAAGATTTACAAGCCGGTGCAAGTGAAAGGGTAAATGTAGAAGATGCAGAATACCAAAAGAAGAAAGATCCCTTTGATTTTGCCTTGTGGAAAGCTGCAAAACCTTCAGAACCGGCATGGGAGTCACCCTGGGGAAAAGGCCGCCCTGGATGGCATATTGAATGTTCTGCTATGGTACGCGATCGCCTGGGTGATACGATAGATATTCATGCTGGTGGTGCTGATTTAATTTTCCCACACCATGAAAACGAAATTGCCCAATCTGAAGCAGTCACAGGTAAACCATTAGCTAACTATTGGTTACACAATGGCATGGTAAAAGTTGATGGTGAAAAGATGTCTAAATCTTTAGGCAATTTTACCACCATCCGCGATTTATTAGATCGTGGAGTTGAACCAATGGCATTAAGATTATTTGTGTTAATGGCACAATATCGTAAACCAATTGATTTTACAGATGAGGCAATTTTAGCAGCAACAAATGGCTGGAATACTTTGAAAGAAGGTTTATTGTTTGGGTATCAATATGGTAAAAAATTAGGTTGGGAAAATCTGGAATTGAATCAAAATAATGTTGATAAATCAGAAGTTGATAAATTCACCACATTAGTTGATGATGATTTTAATTTTCCTGGTGGTTTAGCAGTAATTTTTGAATTAGCTAAAGAATTAAGAAAGGAAGGAAATATTATTGTTCATCAAGGAAAAACAGAAACTTCAAGTAATGAATTATTTAAACAATGGCAAACCTTAGTCACATTAGCAGAAGTTTTAGGTTTAACAGCACAACCAGAAATAGAAACTTCTCAAATAGATGGTTTAAGTGATGCAGAAATTGAGGAGTTAATTCAACAAAGACAGGAAGCAAGAAAAGCCAAGAATTTTGCCGAATCTGACAGAATTAGAGATGAATTATTAGCTAAAGGAATTACCTTAATTGATAGCAAAGAAGGTACACGTTGGCATCATTCTTAA
- a CDS encoding adenine phosphoribosyltransferase, which translates to MDLKSLIRDIQDFPKPGILFRDITTLLRDPDGLRYTIDFLAQKCFESEIQPDCIVGMESRGFIFGAPLAYKLGCGFIPVRKRGKLPAAVHSIDYQLEYGTDSLEVHQDALNPGSKVLIVDDLIATGGTASATAKLVQTIGCELVGFGFIIELRELQGRQYLPDVPIISLVEY; encoded by the coding sequence ATGGACTTAAAATCTTTAATTCGTGATATACAGGATTTTCCTAAACCTGGAATTTTATTTCGGGATATTACTACCCTACTGCGTGATCCAGATGGTTTGCGCTACACTATTGACTTTTTAGCACAAAAATGTTTTGAATCTGAAATTCAACCTGATTGTATTGTGGGGATGGAGTCAAGGGGGTTCATTTTTGGCGCTCCTCTGGCCTATAAGTTAGGTTGTGGTTTTATTCCTGTTCGCAAACGAGGAAAGTTACCTGCCGCAGTTCATAGTATTGATTATCAACTAGAGTATGGTACAGATAGCTTGGAAGTACATCAGGATGCTTTAAATCCAGGTAGTAAAGTTTTAATTGTGGATGATTTGATTGCTACGGGTGGTACTGCTAGTGCTACTGCTAAGTTAGTACAAACAATTGGCTGTGAACTTGTAGGTTTTGGGTTTATTATCGAGCTACGGGAATTACAAGGTCGTCAATATTTACCAGATGTACCGATTATTTCTTTGGTTGAATATTAG